The Lacerta agilis isolate rLacAgi1 chromosome 14, rLacAgi1.pri, whole genome shotgun sequence sequence TTTGCCCCATTGTTTGTGGTCTCTGGATCTAATTGGCTAAAACCGCCACTAACAGTAGCAAGCCCTGAGGGATGATTTATGAAACTTTGCTCTTTTAGGAGGCTTCTCTGGAGTCTCCCAAGCCCTGAGGGTTTCCTTGAAATGGAGATCTAACTGGAGGGAAGGGTATTTCATGTCAAGAACGATATTTGCATATTTTAGCCCTCCAACACCTTAACCTGAGCGCCTTCTGCCTGGTTGGCAAAAACCCAGTtacttttgcttttatttgtgtACTTTATTGTGATGGTTCTGTTCTTACCTTCAAGGCTGTGTTCAGGCAGTAGCAAAAACACCAACTGtgacaattacacacacacacacacacacacacacacacacacatatatattacaaAGCAGTGTTGAtgataacacaaacatcctgacATTGGTTAGCCAATTAATACCTTCAGTGGAATGAAAACCCATGATTTTTATTCAGGCTACAGGTGAAAGAACTGAACTAAAACAAATAAGATTGGTATTTTACCAGGGGCatttgtggtgtttgtgtgtgtgcatgcgagTGCAGCCATGACATTTGCCCATTTGGCCACTCTACCTTGTTGATTCACACACAACCTTTGCCCCTGTTAGCAGATAGTCACCAAGTACAAGAGGGCAACCCCAGATTGAGAAAGTGACCCAATGAAAACCCAGATCCAGTTGTCTCTGGGTTAGTTTGGGGCATGCCACTCTCAGTGCAAATAGCAATCTCAGTTGTGTGAGTGCTGATCATCATGGCATCATCTATGCACAAGAGGGAAGTATCAGCTGGCTCAGGGAAACCCCAAgactgaaattattttaaaaggaaaaaaaatccctacAGAAGGGAAATCCCCCAAAACATCCCATTGAAGTCTGAGTATGCTCAGTGGACAAGGAACGTTGACTGATTATTGAGGAAGTATGGAGAATCACGTGGcaggttatttatttaaaaggttatttatttatgccatTACAGTGGCCTGTGTTTTgctagcccccaaatggaaaactcCAAGTAGACTTGCTAatatgtataagactgaatcagataagtgctggagatgcaatgaggctgTGGGTATGTTctgtcatatgtggtggacctgtaaaagggtattgggaaataattcataatgaattgaaaaaaatgtttaaaagtattccccccccccaaaaaaaaaccacagagtcCTTTTTGCCgaggataattcagatggaaattcccaggtgtaaaaaaaggttatttatgtacgcCACTACAGTGGCcggtgttttgttagcccaaaaatggaaacgaggtcccaaccaaagaagaatggcaacttaagctgatggaatatgcgcagcttgcagacttaacatatagaagaagagaacaagaagaacattcgtttaaagaagattggaaaatgtttattgaatatatgggggggaaattgtgtacacttgaaaacgctggaagcattaagataaattcaacagtataaataagttttgatggaagtaataatggaatactgaatggtttagttcatataaaatatgcagggatttatgttatgcaaaatgaccCATGGAAAgcagggaagtcattgatattttaaggttgtttaaatgaagattttaaattgcaaaacagaaaatttaataaaattatctatcatctatctattatatatatatatatatatatatatatatatatatatatatatatatatatataatttgcatcATTCTCCAGGAGCCACGCATCCAGAAGCAGCAAGTGATCGAGTCAGCACTAGTTCCCATTGTCATTTCCCAGTTCATTTACATTGCTGCTGGGCAGCATTATTTGAAAGCAGAAGTCTACAAAATTGCACTCCATGGAATACCAATTCTTCCCCTTTCTAGTGGAAAGGTCAACCCTGGGACTGTGGTTTTGCTGAACTCTCTTTTCATTTCAACTGGGCTTGCACAGCACAGATTGTGTTCATGGTGGGCACCTAGGGAGGCTGCAGACTGCTGGTGAAAAGTTCAGCAGGAAGAAAcacctctgcccaccccaccccccgcatccCCAGCTTTCTAACACAATAAGGAATGCCGAATCCATACCCACTGAAATTCTACAGCAGAAATGAGGCAGAAAAAGGGAAGCCCCATTCACAGGGGCAGAACACTTTCAACTAGAGGGCATATTTTGGCCCATCTCTCATAATTTGTGAATGGGATCATGATAAAAATCACCTTTCTGCTGGCTGGGCCCCCTGTTATGCAATGTTGCCAATAGCATATCAAGACATTTCCTTAAAGCTGTTACCTTTTAATATTTCATCATGTTCACCTGAGCTCTATATTAAAGCTATGCGTGGCCAGGAGACCATCCAAGCACCTACAGACTTAGCAGACAAGCCCCAGCATATCTTCCAAGGAaggaagctcagcagcagaaGGACTCAGGTGAGCAGCTAAACGACCAAGTCTCTCCCCCTTGGTTAACAGAACAGTATCTTTTGCCTGGTTCACAAACTGAACCCAGTAACCCTAGGCTATTAGATACTCACTGCATGTTTGAATTTGATTATAGATACTCATGGTGTCACCCTCTCTGTGATATCCAGCTTCCTGGTTTTTCTGCCAGTGTCAGCCCCAGGGCCCTTGGTCCTGACACCTTCCATGGTCCCCTTTCCTTCAGTGGGTCTACCTCCTGACTGCAACAAGTCCAGGGTTTTTGTTAgtttggttcaatccccagggtAGAGCTGAGAATatcacctgcctgaaaccctgtcaGCCTGTGCAGACTACAAATGAAaatgctgtggccctccagatgttgttggactacagcttccatcagccccagcaagcatggctaacaTCCTCCCCATACTGAGCCAGAtactgacttggtgtaaggcccTATACTCCAAACGCCCTACCATGCTAAGCCTTGATGCTGACCGTGTCTTTGCTCTGCTGCCGCCATCTCTATGTGTATGTTCACAGGTGAATAAAGGAAATGAAGTCTGTTGCTTATCTTAGTGTCAAATGACTGTTAAACCGGGGAAAGCCAATGATGTGGATGCGTTGCAGGGAGAAATGGCCCAAGAAGCATTCCGGCTTCAATGGGCAGAGCTTGGCTTGCGTGGTTTTCTGCCTATCACAGCACCTTCTCCAGGTGAACAGGCTTCTTGTTTTCACAGGTGACACGAATGCGTTTGGAGGAACCTGTGCCTTTGTATTTGCAGTCCTTTGGAGGTTTGCCATCAGTGTAGCTGCAGTCAATCATGGGGAAGTTCTCGTTGCTGTCATAGAATTTATCTTGCCAATGCTTCCCACCTTTGCCGCAGACCTCTAGGACAAACTCCTTGGAATGGTTGATGAAAGTATTCCTCGGTTTGCATCTACTAGGATTCAGATTCCTCTTCACCATCATGAGGTTGCAGTAGGCACTGGGGTTGGAGGCTCGGGTTTGGGGATAATCAATGTGCTTGTTTTGAAAAGCTTCCCAAGACTGCCCTTGGCAGGACTGCACCAGGAGGACGCTGAGAAGGATGGCCAGGCGAACCAGCAGGCAGCCAGAGACCAGCATGGTGGCGTCTAAGAATCTTctgggaggaaaaagaagaggaagaaaggggggaacaTTAAAGAGATGCCTATTTCTTAAGGCATCTTATACACCTTACAGGAAATACACCTATATAGGACATTTCTCCTTCCTTAGCCATGTGTCCTTAGGAAATCCTCTGCACAAAATGTCCTGCCTGTTGGCCTGGCCAGCTCTAAGTGGTCCCAAACTCTGTGATTTTGAGGACattaaggtaaagataaagggacccctgaccattaggtccagtcgtgtccgactctggggttgcggcgctcatctcgcattactggctgagggagccggcgtacagcttctgggtcatgtggccggcatgacaaagcctcttctggcgaaccagagcagcgcacagaaaccttcccaccggagtggtacctatttatctacttgcactttgacgtgcttttgaactgctaggttggcaggagcagggaccgagcaatgggagctcaccccatcgcagggattcgaaccgccgacctttggatcagcaagccctaggctttgtggcttaacccacagcactacccgcgtcCCTTTGAGGACATTATAGGGAGGCAAATTCCCTTCAGCTCTGCCTACCAAAGAGATGGGGAACTGGCCCCCACTTCCTCAAGGGGTGTGCTTCCTTATTTGTGAAGGATCTCATTTCAGAGTCCTCAGGATGCAAATCAGCAGCTTAGAGGAGCCAGAACCCCAAatgtgaattaattaattaattaattaattaattaattaattaattaatgttccCTGCCCATcgggactgggttgccccagtcactctgggtggtttccaatagaatatacaaaaacacaacttACCCAAGTTTAATCTGGTCTTGAGTTATGGATACGACTTTTCGAAGAGGTGAGACTGTCCTTCTAGCTGCTCCTGCCCAGAGCTTAAAAGCTTAAAAGGGGGCAGGGCAAGGGGAAAAGAAGAAATGAACTTCAAGCCACTTACCCAATAGGAGTTTAccggagaattaaaaaaaaaaaaggaacctgAAATGTTTGAAATTTAACCAACAATTACACAACAtggctctgtaaaaaaaaaaagaaaaagaaaaaaagaatgtagCATCGATAGGAAAGGGGTGTCGTGGTAAAATGAACAGGAGACAATGTTTACCTACACCTGCTGATTTCTTTATATCACTCCAGATATGCACCAGAGCAAGCCAGGGTCGTCGTTTCGCTAGCCAAGCTGACAAGCTTCCAGGACTTGTTGCCAGTTCCTTTCCAGGCCCAAGTAAATGTCCCCACATTAgttttttgtggggaggtgggggcttTTGcggctgttatgtactgagttgaataggatccaaactgcagcagtctgattggtcctagaacaataggattgagattgcagcagtctgactggtcccagaacaataggattgagattgcagcagtccgattggtcccagaacaataggattgagattgcagcagtctgattggtccgcaggagccacccaatccagctccaggtggaagtgaatccgcactccgattggcatacaggagtatcccggaattagccaatcacgtggggcccattgtgtaaatagtgtatataaagcaaacgttttgggggaactgcattcctcactactatgagctgaataaagagcatgaaattcacactggactccgagtatatttcagcggCCATTACCATTCCTTTGGTTGCCACCACATTTCTgagcccaatttaaagtgctgtttttaaactttaaagccctaaacgactttGACTTGAGGTGTTTAAAGGCCCACCTGCAGACATACCAACAACCTGCTTACAAAATGAAATCTTCAGTGGAGGCCTTTCTTGTGTGTCTATTGCCTTTTCCACTGTGCCCCAGTGACTTTGGAACTTCATCTCCGGTGGGCTACTGTGCTGCAATCGCTCAAGAAGGCTTTACAAATACACCTTTTCCAAATATCTGCTCGTGAACATTGACAAATGGCTGGGCTGTGGGCTATGATTTCATTGGCTGGCTGAGTTGATTggttctcataccaagaacaaactcagttggtctctaaggtgctactggaaagaatttttttattttgtttgaactatggcagaccaacacggctacccacctgtatttgtaGAACTGTAAGCTTCTGGTGTTTGGAAATGTAATATTTGATACCAGAGACTGTTGGGTCTGCAGTGAAGTTTGATATTTGGTCCCTGGGATTTTCTGCAGCTGAATAAATGATACCAGCTGAATAACTGATACGCAGGATATAAACAAATACTGTATACTAATCATAAACATACTCATTATTTTTGCCAGGGTTGAatgcgtccttgaactctgataatgcctcttgcgtACTCTGTCCTGCAATATGCTACCTgaagcatttggggtgggggtggggttgatgGATGGAAAGGAAAACTGTTCTTCCCTCTCTTTAGGTTACTGGTTCGTAAAGTACATTACTTCCTCTCAGGTCTTCCTTCTTGTCttctttcctgcttcttcttcatgTTAGTCCATGTGTGGCTTAGCATGTGCTGAGATAAGTccttggtccacctagttcaccCCGATCTTCGCTGATGTGGGGTGAGGCTCCAGAACTACAGGCAAGGGTACTGTATTTCCTAACTCCACTTGGAAATGCAGGACCAGATCCTGGagcttccgcatgcaaagcagatgttctcccTCTGCGCTATGGCTCTTCCTTCAACACCTGTCAAAACCATCAGTTCCTGGAAGCATCTGGGTGGGCACTgaaaaacaggatgttggactagatgggctttagGTCTGATCTGGTAGGGCCCATATGTCCTTAAATACACCTAATTTGAGATATTTTGTTGCCTGCTCTGAaactcctattattattattattattattattattattattattattattattaaactgcccttcatcaaaagatctcagggcggttcacagaataaaatacaagacaaaagCACAAGTAAGTAACCAGAACAAAAAcgacaaaacaataaccccccctttccccaacaGACACATTTACAACACTATAGAATactaatcagtcaaaggcctggttggagAGGCACGTTTTTGCCTGGGTCCTAAAAacgtataatgaaggtgccaggcaaacctccccagggagagcatcccacaaacagggagccatcgGGATTCCTTGTGGTTAGGGCCagcacgtccatttaggcaaactaggcaattgcctagggcagtgtttttcaacattttttgggcaaaggcacacttgtttcatgaaaaaaataacaaggcacaccaccattagaaaatgttaaaaaaattaactctgtgcctatattgactatatataaagtaatttttcaatttttcccacggcacaccaggcaacatctcgcggcacactagtgtgccgtggaacagtggttgaaaaacactggcctagggtgccaaaatgaagggggcgctggccaggcttgggtgggatgggctagcagcagcttctccgctgtagcggagaactgctgcttgccccctacaccaccatcccggctcccgctaaagcaggctttggcagggggcggggggcaggacgggcgagcagcagctctccgctacagcggagaatctgctgcttgcctcttcacccctccggctcccgctaaagcaggctttggcggggggcgtgccagaaggtggttcgcctagggcgccagaagccctagcactggtcctgcttgcgGCAATAATGATCCCCTAAACTAGGAGGTTAAGAGCTTGTGTGATCCGAGGTCCAGATCCCACTTAATATTTTCTGCTGCAAGACCCCTTTAGGAAGTATACAGGGAGATAGttttctgccctgccctgcatgGATATTTTCTGAGAGGACACCCGTCTCTCTTTACAAATCCCTTGTGTTGGGGAGaagaaacagcattttttttttttgcttccaaaaGATGCACACCAGATGATGGGTAAAAAGGGTAGAGTCAAGATAATTGAGACACTGTTCTTCTTCCAGAGGGCTCAGAGTATCTGCTTAAATGAACTGCTTCCGCAAAACTTTTTCTCCAGACTGCAAACAGCCTGAAACCTGCTTAGATTTAACGCTGTAACAGGTTCAGGTGCCTTCATCAGGGCAGAACTTCGGGGCAGACATCAAGGGTCCCCCTGAGCAGAACGAAAATGGGTCCCCCCAAACACAATAAGGCTGACTTGCTGTATAAAGAGACAACCCCATAAG is a genomic window containing:
- the LOC117058661 gene encoding ribonuclease pancreatic-like; this encodes MLVSGCLLVRLAILLSVLLVQSCQGQSWEAFQNKHIDYPQTRASNPSAYCNLMMVKRNLNPSRCKPRNTFINHSKEFVLEVCGKGGKHWQDKFYDSNENFPMIDCSYTDGKPPKDCKYKGTGSSKRIRVTCENKKPVHLEKVL